Sequence from the Chelonoidis abingdonii isolate Lonesome George chromosome 1, CheloAbing_2.0, whole genome shotgun sequence genome:
GACCAGGTTGGCACAGAGAGATGTGCCTGCAGGAATGATTAATCTGCACCATATAGTTTGTGTACTCAGGAAACAGTTTATTGGCTTCGAAAGGCGGCACTCCTTTGCCTATCCTTAAAATAAAGTCCAACTGATTTCAGTTGATGACGTTACGTCTGAGACTGTTCAAGTCATTGAGATGTAACTCAGGAGCTGACCCCATTTATCACCTGTTGGAGTGTTACTGTTTTAATACAACAGACTAATTATACTGATTCAGCAtgtatccctcccccactgccctctcctcACTTAAGGGAATATGAGTCACCTGGCATTCCTGCTGGCCTGAGCCAATGTCACGGAAGTCATggcttttttggcaaaactgggcatctTGTTTGTTTTATCTGATTGATTGATAAATCTCCTAAAGAGGAATCTATACTCTTTGGTTAAAGAAAATGTCCGAACATTAGCTATCATCTCATTTACAGTAACGCACATCAGGAGCTTGTATGAACTCTTAAAAAGACAAATTTCATAGGGAGGCCTCCTTCTTCTCAAGTTAGTATCAAAATGTGCAGGGCCCCAATGTGAATCTTCTAGCAGTTTAAGAAAACATGATAGTAACTTATTCAACACTGATATACAATAGCAGTGTATGGCTTTTGTGTACAACTTTGTGCATAAAAAAGTGACTCAATAGCAAAAGAGCTTGTTTCAGCATAACTTGATTTTGCATGAAGACGTTGCTTTTTATTGCTTCAGAGGAGATTAAAAGCAGACCACTGTAGGGTACAAATGACAGGGCAAGATGTTTGCACATAAATGTACAAATTGTCCTCTTAGAACAAATACAGAACTTGCTAGTGCCACCTATTGGTGGAAAGGTAAAACTGACTATAACTCTTACTACAGCAAATgctgaaattgttaaaatcagttttttgAATTGCAAATTGTTGTTCTCGATTTTCATAGTACTAAAATGGCATAAATGGAAAAACTACTGGCCAAATTGCCCCCTCATGAAGGAAAACCTGCAGTAGGAGGAAACCCCAATGTAGCTGCCCTTGAGGAATTTCTCCTGACTTGTTTtattgggatgtgggagggaggatGGCAGGATCCCCTGAGAGGAAGAGGCCCTGGGTCCAGCCCTTTGGGGATGAAAATCACTAGAACGTTTAAAGTTTTTATCAGTTACAAATAAGGAACAAAGGAAAGCAGCTTGCAGATTCAAACACAATTTTGAGCTCCAATGTAGATGGGGTCCTAACGCATCAGGAATAAGAAACTAATGCAGCAAGAATGGGTTCAGTTAAAGAGCTGTGCCTTAGATATGCATAACAGAGGTGCCACTTTGTAAATGAAAAAATTTATGTCTAAAGTAAGATCAACATTAAATATGGAGAGGGGATTCTGAACTGCCTGGGGACAGACTAAGTGAAACTCTGCTAGGGATGATcagaaatgttttgatgaaatgttttgatcagtggaaaatgctgattcattgaagCCAATCTTTGTGTGGAAATGTATCAgtttcagtgagagagagaaagcccCACTCCAGAAGAGGCAATAGTCCAGAGGCTGGGGCAGTCACCTCTGATGTGGGTTCAAGACCCTACTCTGAACTGGGTAGTGCATAGACTTGAACCTGTGTCTCCCATATCTCTAGGGAGTGCCCTAAATACCAGTCTATTGGCTGTTCTTGGGTAGGTCTGtcttttgcttttgttctgtttttagttTTGAAAGGTCTGTTTTATTCCATGTATTTCAAAacttcaaaacatttcacaaaatagAATTCCTGTTTTCgagccagccctgctttctgCCCAGTTGAGAATGGGACTTGAACAAGAGCAAGTTGGAAGACAAGTTccataatgtttttaaatgtatttagtttttcttcaaaaaccaaataaaggcaaaatgataaaagaaaggaagaaggcAAAGCAGTGAGTTACTCATGGAATAGCTGAGCAAAACTAAAAATACAATAGCCTGTATAAAACACAAGAAGGAGAAGTGTATATAGAAAAGTGTCTCTTTCACAAACAAGACTAGACTAGATAAACAAAGACAGCTTTTCAGCCCCAAGTCGATGAATAAGAGCATGACAGCTTTGAACACATAACGTAATGCAATGTCATTGGAGTTGTGTCCAAGATACGTGCCACTGTTTGTTGATTCCTGAAAATGATGACGAAACAAGAATAATCAAAAATTGTGTTTCTTTGAATGATGAATCTTGAGACTGAAGATATGTGTGGCTGAAAAGGAGATCCACCATGATGAGTTATTTTGCTAATAATTGGAAATGTTGGCATTAATTTATTCCTTCCCTATTTCTGAAACTTCCTGTGCCAGTTTCTCACAGTTTACCTCACAGATGTATTAGTCTGCAGTGGTTAGAATGAAAAAAGATAAAGAGAGATTTAGTTTGATTAGATTGCTgtcacttttcatttaaaaaaagatttgttcTGACAAAGGCCCAGGGAGGATAATGCtttattctgctttcacttaTAATGCATTACAATGGTTTAATCAGTAGAGTTAATGATAAtttaggacttgatcctgcaataaGGACATGCAAATATCTACACCTTGCTTTAACTTGAAGTgctcctcttgaagtcaatgagaccatTCGACTACTTAAGGTTtagcacctgcttaagtgctttactggagCAGGAACTGAGTGCATTGGGACTCCATGCAAGCACACCGGTCTGCTCTAAATGCAGGATTCGGATATTACACtgcagtgagatcagaatcaagccctggcTGGGTAAATTTTGAatgtccctgtcccaaagaactaaAGACTTTGGGGAGTATAATATAGTTGCGGGTATTGTCTTATTGAGGTCAATTGGGCTACTTCCGAGTTTAAGGTTAAGCCTATACTTAAATGATCTTCTGGATTAGgttgggcaaactacggcccttcagacattttaatccagcccttgagctcctgctggcaagcagggttgggggcttgcccacTCCGTGTGTGCCATGGCTCCACAAGGATCCCAGAAGCAGAGGAATGTCCACCCTCTGGCTTctacacgtaggggcagccagggggctccgcatgctgctcccaccccaagcgccacccccacagatcccattagctgggaaccatggccaatgggagctgcaggggtggtgcctgtggacgggCCAGCGTgcaaagctgcctggctgcacctctgcataggagccagaggggggaaaTGGTActtcttccaggagctgcttgaggtaagcgccccctggagcctacacccctgatccccttccttgccccaatcccctgccccagccctgatcccccttcggCCGTCctaaccccttggtcccagcccagagtaccctcctacactcccaacccctcatccccatccccaaacGGATGCCTCACCTCCTCTCCACACCCCGACCCGAGAGCCCAAGTCaaagtccagagccccctcctgcacccagaacttctcatttctggccccaccccagaaactgcacccccagccagagttctCACCccatcctgcatcccaaaccccaaTTCCTTGAGCATTCATGCCCCTTCATACAACTTCCATACACAGATGTGGCCCTCCGGCTAAAAAGTTTCCCACCCGTGTTCTAGATGGAggttgctgtgtttgttttcataACAATGGCTACCATAatgtttttctgaattttctgAAAAAATGGGACCACTTGGATGGGACATAATCTAATagaggaaggaaaggaatttgGAATCACCAAAACGCTTTCATTTGAAAACCTCTTCCTTCTTATTAATCATATTATATGATTGtgaaaatggggggagggagttcTGTTAGTTGTGTCACTCCTTGGTGATGAAACTATTGTTATGTATTGGTTTCCTTGCTAATCAGAGGAAGTTATACACGATGAGTCAGTTTCTAGCTGATGTCCACAGTTGCTATATAAACAGGGCTATCTGAGAGACATGTGTGTAGCAGCAGTAGAGTAAGCAGCGTTAGTGTTACAAGGCACAGAAGTGACGATAAGAATGAAGACCCTTCTGCTTCTGCTGGTATTGTATGTAGCATCCTCCTCTGCAGTTCCTATGCCTTCAGAAACAGAAGATGAAGACAAAAACATCCAGCTTGTGAAGGTAAATATTTGCTATGAATTTCAGACACTCTAAATTAAATGGCAGGAAGGAACCTTCTTATCCGTTTTACAAAATTTTACCTTATAATTGTCAAACTGCAGTTGTATTTCTTATTTTTCAGAAACAGTCCTGATGTTCAAGAGGTACCAAGTTGCAGAAGTTTTAAGAGAAATATTTCCCCTTTGCACCAACTTAGTTTTCTCTGAATTATGATTATGATTGTCAGAAGTGATataataaagtaataaaatacTACAAAAACGTGGCATTAATTATGTTATCTAGCAACCAGATTATGATGTTCTATAAAAAAtataggccccagttcagcaaggtacttaactctgtgcctaactttaagctcATAAATAgtctcattgtcttcaatgggtgTACTTAAAATTAGGGAaatgtttaagtaccttgctgaatcagagccttaatGGAGCAGCAGAACAAAAAATAACTAAGTTATATAATTCTTGTTAAGATGTTAtagcacttttctttttttttaaatgggaactaatgttaggctcctaaatccatatttggtTGATAAATAGCTGgcttcaaaagtgctcagcatccagcatCCTCCATTGGTTTCATTGGAAATCATAACTGAATAGTGGCTGAGGGACAGGTCCTATTAGCCTTTACTGATTTGAGCAGCCCCAGAGAAGTCAACTGGATTACTCATGAAAGAAAGGGCTGTGGGAAGAGGTTGTAATATGCAAATTTAGAGTAAATAACTGAAGAGtaaattttagatttttaaagatacatgTTGCAAAAGCTTTCATTGTAAAACAGGAAATCAGTAGGTCAGTCAGAAAACTATACTGTATTATCTCTTACTGTTTAAATAAATCCCTGCAGAAAGCGACCTGTCTTGCCTCCTCGAAAACACAGACCCCAGGCACATGGGTGTAATTTTGTAAATGTTTAAACTGTTCTGCAGGACTTAATGAATACAAATGACCCAAAACACTGTTCTTGTTTTTGTCAGACTTATCTACAAAATTTCTACGAGCTTGAAACAGACAAGCAGTCTCGCTTTAAGAGTAAAAACATTAAGCCTCTAACTGAAAAACTCAAGGAAATGCAGGCATTTTTTGGGCTGAAAGTGACTGGAAAACCAGATGTTGACACTTTGAAGGTGATAAAGAAGCCCAGGTGTGGTGTACCTGATATTGGTCAGTATGTCCTCACTGATGGAAATCcaaaatgggaaagaaagaaTCTGACATACAGGTAACATTTGTCTAAATAATTTATTGAGCAAAAGAGTTAAGGCCAAAATTTTCCTATGATTTGCCAAAAGTTCCAAAGTTAGGCCCTGAattccatatttagacacctagataagtgttctgtttttaaagggagGATGAAACCACTGTTAAAGTCTGTGTGAGTTGTAAATGCTCAGAAtttgaaaatcaagtcacttAATATGCTGCCAAAATGTGGCTTTAAAGTGGCTAACATTAGGCaccaaatttcaaatattttggcataaAACAATATATTCTACATGAACTACAAGTAGATACCAAAAATTGTATACTACTTTTGGGGTTATTTTAAAGGATTGAGAACTACACACCAGATATGAATCCAGCAGATGTGGACAAAGCAATCCAAAAGGCGCTTAAAGTTTGGAGTGATGTGTCACCACTAACATTCAAAAGGATCTACGATGGCAATGCAGATATAATGATGTCTTTTGAAATTGGAGGTAAGAACGTTATACTAATACAAACATTAGCCATCATCACTTATAGAAGTGCTTGGCAATAAGAATTAAATTAATTATCCTTTTTCTTAGATCATCGTGACAATTCTCCCTTTGATGGACCTGATGGACTCCTGGCTCATGCCTTTCAGCCTGGCAATGGTCTTGGTGGAGATGTCCACTTTGATGAGGCGGAATATTGGACGAAAGGCTCAAATGGTAGGAGCTTCATTACTACCCCTGTTTACACAGGATCAGATTGTGCAATCTTTGCTCATGTGAAGTTGTAACttaggctcagatccacaaaagaCTGGGCTATTGGATATTCTGATGTGACTCTCTTTCAATCTCCCCTGTTGAAGCTGATCCACTggatataaataattaaatattaataggGTGGTTCAGAGGTGGGAAACCCATGTTCAAATCacttctcatcaggcagaggagggaattgaatcTGCATCTTTCACCTCCTGAGTGAATGCCTTGATCAGAGGGCTAAAACTTCTCTGGGAAgattctgcctcctcctcattcGCTGGCCATTTTGTGTGGCATTAGGCATGTTCTGAGCACATGTACGGGATGAGCCCCCACAGGTGTCTGGGCACCTGCCTGaggcagccctgtgcctgcccagAGGTAGAAACATAGGATGTCTAGGGGACTTTTACTGTGAAAATTTTGGTGCTGGGGGAACATAGGTGCCTACAGAGTTAAGTGGCAGCTGAACAGGGATTTTGAGGATCTTAGTGACACCTAAATtttggatttagatgcctaaagtgggaattaggcacctaagtcctcaCATGGACCTGAGCCTTACTCCATGAGCTGTTCCTTTGAAGTCAGGATGTGAATGAGGGTAGCAGAATCTGACTCTCTGACTGGTTTTTCCTACCTTGCATCTTCAGCAAACTTATCTGAGGGAAATGGCTCTGTAGGATGTTTTGATGAGGTTCAGATTGGGTTGTTTCATAGTGGCACATTTTATGATGGGTTACACTAAAGAAATTGTGGCGCTTAGAAAAGTTAGTTTTCTTTGGAAGCAAGGAAACATCAATCCATGCTGAAAATATCACAGAATCTTCAAGACAGGGACAGTGCCTTTCTATGCCCAGGCCTAGCAAAAAGGGGTTTGATACTGACTGGGTCTTTGGGCACCACTACAATTCTCCTCTCATATACTTTCATGTAAATAAGGAAGGATTTTATTAACGTCAGTGAccctccatttatttcagtggcattattcctgatttacaccagtctaaGAAGGAAAATTGGGTCATTTGTGAAGGGCTGGGGGGTTACAATAAGGGCAAGGGAAGCAGTAACTGGGGCCTGATTGGTTTATATGTCCATATAAAAAATCCTCTCCTTCTACATTTCTTTATATTGTAATGTTTGCAGATTACTGAAAGAATCTCAAGTGTCTCTAATATGCTTTGAGCTGGCATGTATAGGTATGTCCTACTTAGACAGGTGTACTATAGATTCAAACACAGTTCAcctattttaaatgtacattttttttaattcctcaggATACAACTTGTTCTTTGTTGCTGCCCATGAACTTGGCCATTCACTGGGTCTGTCTCATTCTACTGATCCTGGTGCCCTGATGTACCCCACCTATTCCTACACTGACCCTAATGAATTTCGTCTTCCTCAGGATGACATTAATGGCATTCAAAAGATCTATGGTAGGAAAATTAAACATTTAGTCATGTGCTGGGTTAATTTCACTTTTATGCAGAATGCTGCTTAAtcaataaaaaaatgtatattttaagaaGCATTCTACTAATTCTGGAAAGATTCTAGTGTTGCTGCACAGAGAAATTCCACTATTGCTGAGCTCCTGTTAACTAGAGGTGGGCGATGGCCATGAAGGTGGTTTCACTGAAGTTCAGCTCCTCTGCATACCCATTCTTGCATACTTCAGTAGTTTTGTAGAAACTAAGCCTCACTTGTGCTGAATTTAGGAACTCTATAGACCTGAAGTTACTTGACAGAACCCTGATTAATAACCACCTCCTCACAATTTTTCATGAGAAGATTTTGTGTGTCCACCAAGTCCTTCATAATATTGGTTTTCAGTTGTATTTCTCCATATTATATAATGTCAACTTTTCTTTAATCTTCATGTAGGGCAGTCAGATAACCCCGTTCAACCAACCGGACCCACAACGCCAGGAACTTGTGATCCCAAATTGACTTTTGATGCTGTTGCTACCATGCGTGGAGAACTGCTGTTCTTTAAGGGCAGGTAACAACAAAGAACTTCTGAGTTACTTCTTTGAACTGCAGTACTTAAAAGGAAACAATATTTCAGATCATTTAATTCCCAAGAGGCATGAGGGGAAACAGTCACTTAGAAATGTAGCTCTAACAATAAAAATCACATACAAAAGGTGGCCCAAATTCTCTGATGATGGGTGCCTAGCTTTACCTAACATTTCTCTCAGGCATGACAAAATGCTTCAGCTGTTTCCAAAGTGACTGCATCAAATGGTGAGATGGCTAAAGGGCACCAACCTTTGTACTGTAGTTGCTAAGGAATTCTAATTGTTTTCAATGGGAACTACGACCCAGATTCCACTATGCACTGCTCTGATCAGAGGAGAGGAACTGAAATGTTAGTGGTCTAGTGGCTGCTGGTGAAGGTGAGTCAGGACTTCCCTCTAGATTCTATTCCAACTACTCTGCCGCTGTAATCAATGGAATGATAGGTTTGTCATCAATCTAGATTCAGTTGAAAAAAGGGCAGCTGCAAACTCATGATTTGGAATGGTATGTTTATGTGACACGCTGGGCCACTACTTTGTCATGACCCAACAACGTTGTCGGTCATTGGCAGAGATAGAACATGTGACCTCCAGCACCAAAACTACTAAAGGATTAGTTCTAGTAGATAGCAATCATAGCACTCCTTTCCACACTCTGGCTCAAACACTAACGGGAGACAGAATCAGACACGCTTCACCTTTGTATTATGTTTATGGTAGGTGCAGGAACAGTTTATAATACGCAAATTTTATTTAAACCAGGTATTTCTGGCGCAAGCATCCTCAGATGACAGAGGACGAACTCAATTTCATTTCTTTATTCTGGCCAACTCTGCCATCTGGAATTCAAGCtgcttatgaaaatgttgaaagggatcaagtttttctttttaaaggtaaCGGAATCTGACATTTGTTAGTTCTTCTGATATATGAATTTACTGGGAATACTTTGCTCCACAGATTGTGCAATTCTCCTTAGAAGATACTGCACAAAACGACTCAAATGTTCAAATTACAAAAGCCCCCAAAATGTGTGAATAATGAAATTAAAGGTTTCTCATCTATTTAATGTAAATCTtctgaaaagaaagaaatgaaaatggcTTCACTTTTCCTTCCAATCTACTTTTATCATAGGAAATAACATACAGCTATTAAGAAGCACTTTGGCTAAATTCAAAATGTGCTGTGGACTAGAGCACTAGCAGCCTTGAATTAATACACTAATTCTCAGTAGTAAGTCAAAGAGTTAGCAGCTGTTTTGAAAAGCATTCGGCAGAGTATTGGTTAATTATCGATGCCCCATCCAAAGGTCTGCTAGGCACCTTACAGAACACAGAGAATAAAAGACCTCCAGAGCTTTTAGCATCTAGGCAAAGACAGGACATACAGGTGAGGGTAATTActagaggtggtcaaaaaataaaaacctatttatgtgaaaaatgtcaaaactgtttttctttggaAGTGTTCAAAAGAGACCACTTTTGGTAAACAAACATTATAAGAAGcatttcaataatatttttattacaaattttgaCAAGAATATTTAAAGGGATACAAAATTTTCCACAATCCCCATTCCTGACCCAAAATGTTGACAATGCTGACACTTGTTTGTGAAAAGCTTTGTTTTAGTAAAAAGGCCGTTTGTTGATGAGAATAGCTGTTTGTTTGAAATAGTTCAACTAGCTCTCCTAACGATAGACTTagatggggagaaggagagagagaaaagatacaTAAAATCACCTGATCATTTAGATAAGACATATGCACTTATTAATAGTTAAGTTTCTGTATATACATCTATTTAGACATGTATATGCCTCCATCACCAAAGTATCTGAACATATCCCAAGTATCGTTAATCTTCTGCATCCCAGTAAACTGCTCTTGGTGGATTACTTAACCATTTATAGAATTCAAGGAGTCTTCTCCCAAAATGTATAATGTGTATAAGTGTATGGGAAGGGTTCTTCTTGGACTCATTGCTCCAAGGTCTAATTTCTGACCATGAAAGACATCTCCCCTAGGATTTATGCTATGTTTCATATACAAAGATAAGTGCCATTCCTTAATTTACTGAAAGTAAAGGGGAGAATGAAATCTCAGAATCACTACTCAGCTATACGTCTCTTGATAATTAAGTTCTTTTGTTATCTTCATTGTAATGAAAGTACTAAGCCAGAAGCGATGATCTGATGTTGCTTAGTATGAGCAGAAGCTGCCGGTGAAGCAttaattctattttttctttgcaGAGAACAAATATTGGGTCCTCAGTGGGTATGACTTAGTGTATAACCACCCAAAAAGCATCTATGACTTGGGCTTCCCAAAAAGTGTTAAGAGAATTAATGCAGCTTTCAATGATGAGAATTCAGGGAAAACATACTTCTTTGTAGGTGACAAGTACTGGAGGTAAGATTTAATGTTCAACAGACTTAAGGTATATTCTCTCTTTAGGCTTGGAGGATTAATAtggaaacataaaataaaatgtaataggGATTAAACCAATTGGATTCCACAAAACTGAAAGGGGTTCGATGGAAGTTAGTTTTAAAATCCAGGGAGTCTGATAGAAAATGCTAACCTTTCTATAGGTTTTTTCCAACCATCCTGTAGAAATCTGTGGCAGGAATTAATTACATTCTAGAGGATGAGACACAGAACCTGTAGAAACACTATTATCTAGTAAATTCTTTAAGAACTAACCAAAGAATACAATGTTCTGAAATTGTCCTCCTGTGTCTCTCAAACTTCAAGCTAAAAGAACTATTAATATACTAGATTTTTGTTCCTTCAGTGTGAACAGTCAAGTGGGTTTATGCTGTGTGATTATGCAATAGTTTGTGGTTACGGTTTGTTTGTATTTCATAGTAGCTCAGTAATCTTTTGCAATAAATTACTCCATTGAACTAATATCTGCATCACATTGCAATGGCTCTTCGGCTTCTCATCTGAAAACAGTTTAGAATTCAGTTGAATGGACTCTTGGAATCACAATATGAGGGACATGGGGGAGCCACTTCAAAATTTGCCTTTCCCCTCTGGCAGCCACCCCGtagctgctgctttccagccatccagctctgaaggcacagtGGAGAGAGTGGCAgttgctggctgggtgcccagctccgGTGGCAGTGGCGAAGTAAGCCCTGGTGGGGTACTGGGAGcagtccccagcctgtgtccctgcctGCTGGGGCACGCTGCACAGGGCAGGTGCAGGATCCAGGGCTACTCACAGTAGCCTGGACTGAACCGCTTTGGCGCAGGCTTCTGTTCCTGGCCCCCCACAGTTGCTGGTCCCCGAGGGCTCTGCTGGCACCTGAGCTGGGTCCCCCTGCCTGGGCAGCTTTGATCAGCTGCAAGCAGCCAGCAGCCTGTACTGTCCAGCTCTGGCTTCCGGTACTGCCCAGTTCTGACCTGGCCCCGGGAAAGTGCCACGGGGCAGGCAGGGCCAAAACtcctatacatacacacacatgcactcctGAGGTGAAAgctcaatggaagttttgtacACAAACTTGAAAACAGAATAGCAAGGATTTGAAGGGTTCAGTTAGTTTAGCTCATTCTTAGTGGATTTTCTACCATGAATAGTCTCATTTATGTGTCAGGGTttgttttcaactttttaaatgtcatttatttaCCATACATTGTAAATATATTTCTTCTATGCATATACGATGAAAACAGGCAGTCCATGGATCAGGGTTATCCAAAGAAGATAATCAATGAGTTCCGAGGAATTAGCAAAAATATTGATGCTGCTTTCCAGTATGGTAGTAAGtaaaacaaatctttaaaaatagtttactATGCTAGAATACTTGTGCTTCTCTAGGTTGAAGAAATCTTTTAAAAGAGAATCATTATTCATATTTTCACTACTGTACTAAGATCAGAAATTAACACAAATGAATATGTAGGTACTGCCAATGTTATATtttgctttatagaaatatttgTTGGAAAACATATCACCTATGAAATATaaccatttaatttatttttatttctaggaTACATCTATTTCTTCATAGGAACAAGACAGTTCCAGTTTGATCCTAACGTCAAGAGAGTTGTCAGTGTCATGAAAAGCAATAGCTGGTTTAATTGCTGATTAATTCTATTGATTTCCTTCTTGCGTGTTACAGTTGTTTTATATGCAGTATTATTAATCTATTAATAGAtgttaaaaaatcaaaaaaattgtACAGTTCTCTGGCCTGAGCCTCTGGGAGTTCTGTCTGAATAACTTCAGAATATTCGAGTACTGTCATTATGTAATTTATTGTATTATTATGGGCTGGACTTTTGATTACCCATAAAGTATTTTATATTTGTCCTACCACTTTCTGTGTCTTGTGATCATTGCCGCTGCTCAAGAGCTACACTCTGCTCCCAAGCACAGGCTGAGTAAATGGGCTGTGCCCAAGGAAATTACATGGAGTCTTAGGGTTTAAAAATCTTCCCTCAACTCAAAAGCAGAGAATGGAGCAGCCACACCGCTCTAGGCTGCATTACCATCCATGGCCACTGGAAAATTTCTGTGGAGCCAATAGATCCCCTCTCTCATCAATCCATTAGTCATAATCAaacctctctccttcccagccccaaatttCTCTCTATGGGCAACTACTGAGCTCTGCTTCTCTGACGCTTCATGTCATCCTTTTGTCATACAGTGGAGCTGCATTACTCCTTCTACATTTAGGAACATTtatggccagggccagctctacagtttttgccgccccaagcagcacaccgaattgccacagcggacggcgggggcagtccgtgtgcccttagggtggaaGGTGTGTTTCCgtggcggtggcaattcggcagcagcttctatgtttagctgaagctgccgtGGACAGCTgcacatagaagctgctgccgaaatgccgccgacatGGAAACACGCATGCTGCCGTAAAGGCACACAGACTGCCCTCGCCGcccgcagcggcaattcggcacgctgcttgggggcaaaacaacagggactgccgccacttgcagattgccgccccaagcaccagcttggaatgctggtgcctggagctgaccctgtttACAGCCCAGAATTAACTCCGAAGagaatccacattttaaaaatagaaaacaaaatggcaaCATAACTGGAGAGCCTGATGCTTTATAGCCACCTACATATTACACATTCATCCATTCATTTTCCAGTTAAGGTGAAACAGATGTTGAGAGCCACGAAAGGGAGAACAAGTAGCTTAAACTTGATACAGTTGGAGAGCAGAACAGTGATGGGATCTAAGCACGGGACACACATAAAGCAATAGGAGAAGAAGA
This genomic interval carries:
- the LOC116814901 gene encoding interstitial collagenase-like produces the protein MKTLLLLLVLYVASSSAVPMPSETEDEDKNIQLVKTYLQNFYELETDKQSRFKSKNIKPLTEKLKEMQAFFGLKVTGKPDVDTLKVIKKPRCGVPDIGQYVLTDGNPKWERKNLTYRIENYTPDMNPADVDKAIQKALKVWSDVSPLTFKRIYDGNADIMMSFEIGDHRDNSPFDGPDGLLAHAFQPGNGLGGDVHFDEAEYWTKGSNGYNLFFVAAHELGHSLGLSHSTDPGALMYPTYSYTDPNEFRLPQDDINGIQKIYGQSDNPVQPTGPTTPGTCDPKLTFDAVATMRGELLFFKGRYFWRKHPQMTEDELNFISLFWPTLPSGIQAAYENVERDQVFLFKENKYWVLSGYDLVYNHPKSIYDLGFPKSVKRINAAFNDENSGKTYFFVGDKYWRYDENRQSMDQGYPKKIINEFRGISKNIDAAFQYGRYIYFFIGTRQFQFDPNVKRVVSVMKSNSWFNC